A single genomic interval of Chitinophaga sp. 180180018-3 harbors:
- the infB gene encoding translation initiation factor IF-2 — protein MEKTGNRGGPIYDMPETTNNTPRLLAAAKEFNIGKETLIDFLSNKGFDMGGFGSPNARLTAVMYTALQSEFQQDKANKRKSDQIALPKGSVLETMKKKEKEEAEAAAKKNTTKEENAVPAPSAEAARQEPKAEPQPAPPKETAKQEPQATVAPATPPPAMEKAEPKPEPPVVTAPPVAEVPKAPATPPPADEVVKTEAPKINGPKVITTIDLDALNRKKNVAKKPEQDETPAPQPEAVKPPVKEEKPAVTTAPAAEKQPEQPAPVKDVTPPAAEKPAEKAETVAPAPKAETTPPAEKVAKTEKTDTTDNTEKAAPVEDKPVVKKVEEVLQEAKPAAVKEPAQIPVKQVVKTDSRKPATAENTPPAPPAAQQPPQEDAGPAVIENIQAEKLTGPKVIGKIELPVQSDRRDNNKNNFNRDEKRKRKRIIVEKKPEPVQPKDFKDGDRKEGTHQGENRHGNRPGQHQGGKPGDNRQDNRHGNRQHGGSNTGSNQGGGNFNRQGGQGQGQGGNFNRQGGQGQGGNFNRQGGQGQQGQGGGHRQGGQGGNFNRQGGGQGGHNRPGQGGNFNRPGQGGGFNRPGHGHRDDKRTPEEKEIDTNEIQNKIKETMAKLSGGGRGKNVKAKHRREKREERANLKSNQGQENNKLQVTEFVSVSELATLMDVSFAEVISKCMGLGIMVSINQRLDAEVIELVAGEFGYEVEFIGLEDAEESDEVDEADDPADLVPRAPIVTIMGHVDHGKTSLLDYIRNANVVAGEAGGITQHIGAYQVTTANGKKITFLDTPGHEAFTAMRARGAKAADIAVIVIAADDAIMPQTREAISHSQAAGLPMVFAINKVDKDGANPEKIKEQLAGMNLLVEDWGGKYQSQEISAKSGLNIDVLLEKILLEAELLELKANPDREGAGSIVEATLDKGRGYVASLLVQNGTLRQGDTIVSGSFFGKIKAMFNERGQRLDEAGPSMPVQVLGLNGAPQAGEKFKMYLDESEAKEVANRRAQIVREQGIRTKKHITLDEIGRRLALGNFKQLNLIIKADFDGSVEALSDSLQKLSTEEIVISIVHKAVGQITESDVLLATASDAIILGFQVRPSSQAAKLAEKENIEIRNYSIIYDAIEEIKSAMEGMLEPKIEKKVVCNVQVRETYKFEKVTVAGCFVVDGKLTRNTRINVVRDGIVVFTGELASLKRYKDDVKEVPANMECGLSVRNFSDLRPNDMIEGFEEVEVKRTL, from the coding sequence TTGGAAAAAACGGGAAACAGGGGAGGCCCGATATACGATATGCCTGAAACAACAAACAACACACCACGATTGCTCGCTGCAGCCAAAGAGTTTAATATTGGTAAGGAAACCCTCATCGATTTCCTTAGCAATAAAGGCTTCGATATGGGCGGCTTTGGTTCTCCAAATGCCCGCCTTACGGCTGTTATGTATACAGCTCTGCAGTCGGAGTTCCAGCAGGACAAGGCTAACAAGCGCAAAAGCGACCAGATAGCCCTGCCTAAAGGAAGCGTGTTAGAAACGATGAAGAAGAAAGAGAAGGAGGAAGCGGAAGCGGCGGCTAAGAAAAATACTACTAAAGAAGAAAACGCTGTTCCTGCCCCCTCTGCAGAAGCAGCCCGGCAGGAACCTAAAGCTGAGCCTCAACCGGCTCCTCCTAAAGAAACTGCCAAACAGGAACCTCAGGCGACTGTTGCTCCGGCAACTCCGCCCCCCGCTATGGAGAAAGCTGAACCGAAGCCGGAACCACCCGTTGTTACAGCTCCCCCTGTTGCGGAAGTTCCTAAAGCACCGGCTACGCCTCCACCTGCCGATGAAGTCGTGAAAACTGAAGCGCCTAAAATCAACGGCCCGAAAGTAATCACCACCATCGACCTGGATGCGCTTAACCGCAAAAAGAATGTTGCAAAAAAACCTGAACAGGATGAAACACCGGCCCCGCAGCCGGAAGCTGTCAAACCTCCGGTGAAAGAAGAAAAACCGGCCGTTACCACTGCTCCCGCTGCTGAAAAACAACCGGAACAACCTGCTCCCGTAAAGGATGTAACGCCTCCCGCAGCTGAAAAGCCAGCTGAAAAAGCCGAAACCGTGGCACCAGCCCCTAAAGCTGAAACCACCCCTCCGGCCGAAAAAGTAGCGAAAACAGAAAAAACCGATACGACAGATAACACGGAAAAAGCCGCACCGGTTGAAGATAAACCTGTAGTTAAAAAAGTGGAAGAAGTATTACAAGAGGCAAAACCGGCTGCAGTTAAAGAACCTGCGCAGATTCCTGTTAAACAAGTCGTAAAAACCGACAGCCGTAAACCCGCTACTGCCGAAAACACACCCCCAGCCCCTCCGGCGGCTCAACAGCCCCCCCAGGAAGATGCTGGTCCGGCTGTGATCGAAAACATCCAGGCCGAAAAATTAACCGGCCCGAAAGTAATCGGTAAAATCGAACTGCCTGTTCAATCCGACAGGCGCGATAATAATAAAAACAACTTCAACCGCGACGAAAAGCGTAAACGTAAACGCATCATCGTGGAGAAAAAACCAGAACCCGTTCAGCCGAAAGACTTTAAAGACGGCGACCGGAAAGAAGGTACTCATCAAGGCGAAAATCGTCATGGAAACCGCCCCGGACAACACCAGGGTGGCAAACCAGGTGATAACCGCCAGGATAATCGTCACGGAAACCGCCAGCATGGCGGCTCCAACACCGGCTCCAACCAGGGCGGCGGTAATTTCAATCGCCAGGGTGGACAAGGACAAGGCCAGGGTGGCAATTTCAACCGTCAGGGTGGACAAGGCCAGGGCGGTAATTTCAATCGCCAGGGCGGACAAGGTCAGCAAGGACAAGGCGGTGGTCACAGACAAGGCGGCCAGGGCGGCAACTTCAACCGTCAGGGTGGCGGCCAGGGTGGCCATAACAGACCCGGTCAGGGCGGCAATTTCAACAGGCCAGGCCAGGGCGGCGGATTCAATAGACCCGGCCATGGACACCGCGATGATAAACGCACTCCGGAAGAAAAAGAAATCGATACTAACGAGATCCAGAATAAGATCAAGGAAACAATGGCCAAACTCTCCGGTGGCGGTCGCGGTAAAAACGTGAAAGCTAAACACCGCAGAGAAAAACGTGAGGAAAGAGCCAACCTGAAATCCAACCAGGGCCAGGAAAACAACAAGCTCCAGGTTACAGAATTTGTTTCTGTAAGCGAACTGGCTACCCTGATGGATGTAAGCTTCGCTGAAGTAATCTCCAAATGTATGGGCCTCGGTATCATGGTGTCTATTAACCAACGCCTCGATGCAGAAGTAATTGAGCTCGTTGCCGGTGAATTCGGCTACGAAGTGGAATTCATTGGTCTCGAAGATGCCGAAGAAAGTGATGAGGTAGATGAAGCAGATGATCCGGCGGATCTAGTGCCCCGCGCTCCGATCGTGACTATCATGGGTCACGTAGACCACGGTAAAACCTCTCTGCTCGACTATATCCGCAACGCAAACGTTGTTGCTGGTGAAGCCGGCGGTATTACCCAGCACATCGGTGCTTACCAGGTAACCACTGCCAACGGTAAAAAAATCACCTTCCTCGATACCCCTGGTCACGAAGCGTTTACCGCTATGCGTGCCCGTGGTGCCAAAGCAGCCGATATCGCTGTAATCGTAATCGCTGCCGACGACGCTATTATGCCTCAGACAAGGGAAGCGATCTCCCACTCTCAGGCAGCCGGCCTGCCTATGGTATTCGCCATCAACAAGGTGGATAAAGACGGCGCCAACCCTGAGAAAATCAAAGAACAACTCGCTGGTATGAACCTCCTGGTGGAAGACTGGGGCGGTAAATATCAAAGCCAGGAAATATCTGCTAAGAGTGGACTGAATATCGATGTCCTGCTCGAAAAAATATTGCTGGAAGCTGAACTGCTGGAACTGAAAGCCAACCCGGACCGCGAAGGTGCTGGTAGCATCGTGGAAGCCACCCTCGATAAAGGCCGCGGTTACGTTGCTTCCCTGCTCGTACAAAATGGTACCCTCCGTCAGGGCGATACCATCGTATCAGGCTCCTTCTTCGGTAAGATCAAGGCGATGTTCAACGAACGTGGACAAAGACTCGATGAAGCCGGACCGTCAATGCCGGTACAGGTACTCGGTCTGAATGGTGCACCGCAGGCTGGTGAGAAATTCAAAATGTACCTCGACGAATCTGAAGCCAAGGAAGTGGCTAACCGCAGAGCCCAGATCGTTCGTGAACAAGGTATCCGTACCAAGAAACATATCACACTGGATGAAATCGGCCGCCGTCTGGCGCTGGGTAACTTCAAACAGCTGAACCTGATCATCAAAGCCGACTTTGACGGATCCGTGGAAGCGTTGAGCGACTCCCTCCAGAAACTGTCGACCGAAGAAATCGTTATCAGTATCGTTCACAAAGCCGTAGGTCAGATCACTGAATCCGATGTACTGCTGGCAACCGCTTCTGATGCGATCATCCTCGGATTCCAGGTGCGTCCTTCTTCTCAGGCAGCTAAACTCGCCGAGAAAGAAAATATCGAAATCCGGAACTACTCCATCATCTACGACGCCATCGAAGAAATCAAGAGCGCCATGGAAGGTATGCTGGAACCGAAAATCGAGAAGAAAGTGGTGTGCAACGTACAGGTACGCGAAACCTACAAGTTCGAAAAAGTTACTGTGGCAGGTTGCTTCGTTGTCGATGGCAAGCTGACAAGGAACACCCGCATCAATGTGGTTCGCGACGGTATCGTGGTATTCACAGGAGAGCTCGCTTCCCTGAAACGTTATAAAGACGATGTGAAGGAAGTACCCGCCAACATGGAGTGCGGTCTGAGTGTCCGTAACTTCAGCGACCTCAGGCCTAACGATATGATCGAAGGCTTTGAAGAAGTAGAAGTTAAAAGAACGCTTTAA
- the nusA gene encoding transcription termination factor NusA — MASINLIESFTEFKEAENIDRPTLMKVLEDVFKTLLRKKYGSDENFDVIVNTEKGDLEILRRRTIVNDGEVEDDNAQIAYSQAILVEPDYQVGEDLYEEVEIMDFGRRAILAAKQTLSARIGDLKKNILVKKYADKAGEIVTGEVYQVWKKEVLLLDDEGNELILPKSEQIPTDYFKKGENVRAVVKKVELKNNAPLIILSRTHPSFLAKLLEIEVPEIFDGLIVIKKIVREPGERAKVAVESYDDRIDPVGACVGMKGSRIHGIVRELRNENIDIINFTTNIQLLIQRSLTPARISRMEVDNENKYASVYLNPDQVSLAIGKKGVNIKLACELTGYEIDVFRDEVQEQSEFDIDLEEFSDEIEEWIIDELKRIGCDTARSVLELTTEELVRRSDLEEETVQDVRRILQEEFDKE, encoded by the coding sequence ATGGCTAGTATTAACTTAATTGAGTCATTTACCGAGTTCAAGGAGGCGGAAAACATTGACCGTCCTACATTGATGAAGGTTCTGGAAGATGTGTTCAAAACGCTGCTGAGGAAAAAATATGGCTCAGATGAGAATTTTGACGTGATTGTAAATACCGAAAAAGGTGACTTGGAAATATTACGCCGTCGAACCATCGTTAATGATGGAGAAGTAGAAGATGACAACGCACAAATCGCATACTCCCAAGCTATTCTCGTAGAACCAGATTATCAGGTAGGCGAGGATTTATATGAAGAGGTAGAAATCATGGACTTTGGCCGCAGGGCCATCCTGGCTGCCAAACAAACGCTGTCTGCCCGCATTGGCGACCTGAAAAAGAATATCCTGGTTAAGAAATATGCTGATAAAGCCGGCGAAATTGTAACAGGGGAAGTTTACCAGGTTTGGAAAAAAGAAGTTTTATTGCTTGATGATGAAGGGAATGAATTAATTTTGCCTAAATCTGAACAGATCCCTACAGATTATTTCAAAAAAGGGGAAAATGTAAGAGCGGTGGTAAAAAAGGTAGAATTGAAAAACAACGCACCACTCATCATTCTCTCCCGCACACATCCATCCTTCCTTGCTAAATTGCTGGAAATTGAGGTGCCTGAGATCTTTGACGGGCTTATTGTCATCAAGAAAATTGTTCGCGAACCTGGTGAAAGAGCTAAAGTAGCCGTTGAATCGTACGACGACCGTATCGATCCGGTGGGCGCTTGTGTTGGTATGAAAGGTAGCCGCATCCACGGTATCGTGCGTGAACTCAGGAACGAAAACATTGATATCATCAACTTCACTACCAATATCCAGTTGTTAATTCAACGTTCCCTGACTCCTGCAAGGATCAGCCGCATGGAAGTGGATAACGAAAATAAATACGCCTCCGTTTACCTTAACCCTGACCAGGTATCACTGGCCATCGGTAAAAAAGGCGTCAATATCAAACTGGCTTGCGAATTAACCGGTTATGAGATAGATGTTTTCCGTGATGAAGTACAGGAACAGTCCGAATTTGACATCGATCTGGAAGAATTCTCAGATGAAATCGAAGAATGGATCATAGATGAACTTAAGCGAATAGGTTGTGACACTGCCCGCAGCGTATTAGAGCTGACCACTGAAGAACTGGTACGCCGTTCTGATCTGGAAGAAGAGACAGTGCAGGATGTAAGAAGAATATTACAGGAAGAGTTTGACAAAGAATAA
- a CDS encoding ribosome maturation factor has protein sequence MANEHVIKTIREIAEGLLVDHPDNFLVDIRIKPTNNIKLFLDGDKGVPVATLVSFNRQLYPLLEAAALFPDNDFSLEVSSPGLDEPLKLHRQYLKNIGRKVEVTLLDGSVKEGTLLAVTDDAINIEELVGKKKEKKSTDLKLNEIKHTKVCIVF, from the coding sequence ATGGCAAACGAACACGTGATAAAAACGATACGGGAAATTGCAGAAGGACTGCTGGTTGATCATCCCGACAATTTTTTGGTAGATATCAGAATTAAGCCCACTAACAACATAAAGCTCTTTCTGGATGGGGATAAAGGAGTACCAGTTGCCACACTGGTGTCTTTTAACCGTCAGTTATATCCTTTGCTGGAAGCGGCTGCACTGTTCCCCGATAACGATTTCTCCCTCGAGGTATCGTCTCCGGGCCTGGATGAACCGCTGAAACTACACAGACAATACCTCAAAAATATTGGTCGTAAAGTGGAAGTTACCCTGCTGGACGGTTCCGTTAAGGAAGGTACCCTGCTGGCCGTAACCGACGACGCTATCAATATCGAGGAGCTGGTGGGTAAAAAGAAAGAAAAGAAATCAACTGATTTAAAACTTAATGAAATAAAGCACACAAAAGTGTGCATCGTGTTTTAA
- a CDS encoding TM2 domain-containing protein, whose product MNDFSFAMLPGIQPEEMLWLQELTKGYSVENKQKFLTIYQGRRKDPQTILICALIGFLGPAGVHRFLLNQIGMGIIYFLTLGFCFIGTIVDAVNYRKLSWEFNKKEALASAALLGL is encoded by the coding sequence ATGAACGATTTTTCATTTGCGATGCTTCCGGGCATTCAGCCTGAGGAAATGCTGTGGTTACAGGAACTGACTAAAGGTTACTCTGTAGAGAACAAGCAGAAATTCCTGACAATTTACCAGGGCCGGCGCAAAGATCCGCAAACTATTCTTATATGTGCCCTGATTGGTTTTCTGGGACCTGCCGGTGTTCACCGTTTCTTGCTGAATCAGATTGGCATGGGGATTATTTACTTCCTGACCCTTGGTTTTTGTTTCATCGGCACTATTGTAGACGCCGTCAACTACCGGAAGCTTTCGTGGGAATTCAATAAGAAAGAGGCGTTGGCATCGGCGGCACTGCTGGGACTGTAA
- a CDS encoding HAD family phosphatase, with amino-acid sequence MQNIKNIIFDLGGVILNINYQLTNDAFTNLGVKNFHELYSLFHGSNLFNNLETGHITAQEFVAAMHEHLPGNVTDEQIINAWNAMLLDFPLQRLQLLQQLRQHYNLYLLSNTNAIHLNAFNKILQESRGIPSLGSFFDKAYYSHLMGCRKPEKESYLMVINENGLIAGETLFVDDLQANIEGANAVGLQTIHLQTPKTILDIFRPKNAV; translated from the coding sequence ATGCAAAATATCAAAAATATCATCTTCGACCTCGGTGGCGTGATCCTCAACATCAACTACCAGCTCACCAATGATGCCTTCACCAATCTCGGCGTCAAAAATTTTCATGAGCTCTATTCGCTATTCCATGGCTCTAACCTGTTCAACAACCTGGAAACCGGTCACATAACTGCACAGGAATTCGTTGCTGCCATGCACGAGCATCTCCCCGGGAATGTAACCGACGAACAAATCATCAATGCCTGGAATGCCATGCTGCTCGATTTCCCGCTGCAACGTCTGCAACTGCTGCAGCAACTCCGCCAGCATTATAATCTTTATCTGCTGAGCAATACCAACGCCATACACCTCAACGCATTCAATAAAATATTACAGGAAAGCAGGGGCATACCATCCCTTGGAAGCTTTTTCGACAAAGCCTATTACTCCCATCTGATGGGCTGCCGTAAACCGGAGAAGGAATCTTATCTCATGGTAATAAATGAAAACGGGCTGATAGCTGGTGAAACGCTTTTCGTCGATGACCTCCAGGCGAATATCGAAGGAGCTAACGCAGTGGGACTGCAAACCATCCACCTGCAGACGCCCAAAACAATACTGGATATTTTCCGCCCAAAAAATGCGGTATAA
- a CDS encoding DUF1508 domain-containing protein, with the protein MGNFVITKRYNGSYQFILKAGNGEHLLSSESFSTKAAVSNGINSVIANSPRKERYESLKASSGQYFFHLKGTNDQVIGVSEMYDTVEGRDRGIQSVMRNAIGAQITDGDTTDGLPATTSQFVREKRRQMRLTQEELAFKAGVGLRFIRELEGGEKDTLRIDKVNQVLKLFGYSLGPVQIARS; encoded by the coding sequence ATGGGCAATTTTGTAATTACGAAGAGATATAATGGCAGTTATCAATTCATCCTCAAGGCGGGTAACGGAGAGCATTTACTTAGCAGTGAGAGCTTTTCTACAAAGGCAGCTGTATCTAACGGGATAAATTCAGTAATTGCCAATAGTCCTCGTAAGGAACGGTATGAATCTTTAAAGGCATCCAGCGGTCAATATTTTTTCCACCTGAAGGGTACAAACGATCAGGTTATCGGCGTGAGTGAGATGTATGATACTGTGGAAGGCAGAGACAGAGGAATTCAATCTGTAATGAGAAATGCAATTGGTGCGCAGATTACTGATGGTGATACAACTGACGGGCTGCCGGCAACAACATCGCAGTTTGTAAGGGAAAAGCGCAGGCAAATGAGACTGACTCAGGAAGAGTTAGCATTTAAGGCCGGTGTAGGGTTACGATTTATCCGGGAACTTGAGGGTGGCGAGAAGGATACCTTACGTATTGATAAGGTCAATCAGGTACTGAAATTATTTGGTTACTCTTTAGGGCCAGTACAAATAGCCAGATCATGA
- a CDS encoding HipA N-terminal domain-containing protein, whose protein sequence is MRKAEIYMHDQLVGWLFETESGYEFVYDELYLSGPQSESVSKTLPLQQRPFFSTIMFPFFDGLIPEGWLLSIAEKNFKLNARDRMGLLLACCEDCIGAVSVKPVTGVQDEN, encoded by the coding sequence ATGAGAAAAGCGGAAATATATATGCATGACCAATTGGTAGGTTGGTTGTTTGAAACGGAAAGCGGATATGAGTTTGTTTATGATGAGCTTTACCTGTCTGGCCCACAGAGTGAATCTGTTAGTAAGACATTACCGTTGCAGCAGCGCCCATTTTTCAGCACGATAATGTTTCCATTCTTTGATGGATTGATACCGGAAGGATGGCTGTTGAGTATAGCAGAGAAAAATTTCAAACTAAATGCTAGAGATAGGATGGGCTTATTGCTGGCTTGTTGTGAAGACTGCATAGGTGCTGTTAGTGTTAAACCTGTAACAGGAGTACAAGATGAAAACTAA
- a CDS encoding HipA domain-containing protein, giving the protein MKTNRCLYCYQELSGSEGDFHSRCSRLIFGSSKPPELPYTENQLKELAQKVINSHIGVTGVQPKLSLGLMEDDNSGNERLTIIGSLGGEYILKPHMERFPTLPIVEDLTMHLAMLWGMATVPHSLIRMKSGNLAYITRRIDRKNGQKIHMEDMCQLSERLTEDKYKGSYEQVARVISKFSEAPGLDIVNFFEQVLFCFITGNADMHLKNFSLINIAERGGYVLSPTYDMVSTALVMPEDDEDLALTLNAKKKKIKKKDFEIAFKTALLNDSQIGNLFRRAKRFISNANDLIDISFLNRGDKAEYKKIIRERAERLDLK; this is encoded by the coding sequence ATGAAAACTAATCGTTGTCTTTATTGCTATCAGGAATTATCAGGCTCCGAAGGTGATTTTCATTCGCGTTGCAGCAGACTTATTTTTGGAAGTTCTAAGCCTCCTGAATTGCCATATACGGAAAATCAGCTGAAAGAGCTGGCTCAAAAAGTCATAAATAGTCACATAGGAGTAACAGGAGTACAACCGAAGTTATCTCTGGGTTTGATGGAGGATGATAATTCAGGAAATGAACGTCTCACTATTATAGGCTCGCTTGGTGGTGAATATATCCTCAAGCCGCATATGGAAAGATTCCCAACGCTTCCAATAGTGGAAGATCTGACGATGCATCTGGCAATGCTCTGGGGAATGGCAACCGTTCCGCATAGCCTTATTAGGATGAAGTCGGGAAACCTGGCTTATATTACCAGACGAATTGACAGAAAGAACGGGCAGAAAATCCATATGGAAGATATGTGCCAGTTATCGGAACGTTTAACAGAGGATAAATACAAGGGTTCGTACGAACAGGTTGCGCGCGTAATTTCAAAATTTTCAGAAGCACCTGGATTGGATATAGTAAATTTTTTTGAGCAGGTACTTTTCTGCTTCATTACCGGGAATGCCGATATGCATCTAAAAAATTTCTCCCTAATAAATATAGCTGAGCGGGGGGGCTACGTGCTCTCTCCTACTTATGACATGGTTTCTACGGCATTGGTAATGCCGGAAGATGACGAAGATCTGGCGCTGACATTGAATGCTAAAAAGAAGAAAATTAAAAAGAAAGATTTCGAAATTGCATTTAAAACAGCCCTGCTGAATGATAGTCAGATAGGTAACTTATTTAGAAGAGCAAAGCGATTTATATCTAACGCAAATGATTTAATAGACATTAGCTTTCTAAATAGAGGAGACAAAGCTGAATATAAGAAAATCATTAGAGAGCGGGCAGAGAGGTTGGATCTTAAGTAG
- a CDS encoding ABC transporter permease — translation MIRNFFKVAYRNLMRNKGFSFINIMGLAIGMVAAMLIILWIQDELQFDEFHKNKDRIYEVWNRVPMEGKVQCWNAVSALTARALEKDLPEIERAVRVTNDKALFSVDEKKTIREGNIVDTGFLQMFSFPMIAGNPATALNDVHSVVLTENTARILFGHEDPLGKIVKIENDGSFTVTGVVKDPPGNTRFKFDYLLPWSHLKQKGTDFGWSDNSTPTYVMLKPNTSMAVVAAKVKSLKQQYSDEAKTMKWELFIYPLSRWRLYSSFTNGVEDNGGRITFIKLFGIIAGFIILIACINFMNLSTARSEKRAKEVGVRKVVGAQKGSLICQFIGESIFLVFLAAVVAIIIVYFCLPAYNQLTYKQLSINFGDGYTWASFAAFILFTGLLAGGYPAFFLSSFRPIKVLKGTYKNVNALVTPRKILVVLQFTFAITLIICTIVVKQQIDYGRNRETGYNKDNVIYHFMTGDLPKNYELLKRDLLASGIAKSVTKTNSPLTERWSNGWGQNWEGKAPDNKTSFDRYLADEGLGATAGLQFVQGRDFDLKKFPTDSTGLIINESALKVMQFKDPIGKTVGDLGINWHIVGVIKDFILTSPYEPTQPLLICGARSNFLQFNVIHVKLNGSNSTAANLKKMAAIFQQYNPDYPFDIKFVDAEYARKFEDETLQGKLAGLFAGLTIFISCLGLFGLATYMAENRIKEIGLRKILGASVANITTLLSGDFVKLVGISFLIAAPLAWWGMYKWLQNYSYRVDIAWWVFVLAGALSVMIALLTVSYQSIRAAMANPVKSLKAE, via the coding sequence ATGATAAGAAACTTCTTCAAAGTCGCTTACCGCAACCTGATGCGGAACAAGGGTTTTTCCTTCATTAATATCATGGGATTAGCTATTGGCATGGTTGCCGCAATGCTTATTATACTTTGGATACAGGACGAATTGCAATTTGATGAATTCCATAAGAACAAAGACAGGATATATGAGGTTTGGAACCGTGTGCCGATGGAAGGTAAAGTGCAATGCTGGAATGCAGTATCTGCTTTAACCGCGCGAGCACTGGAAAAAGACCTGCCTGAGATCGAACGCGCCGTACGGGTGACAAATGACAAAGCGCTCTTTTCCGTTGATGAGAAAAAAACGATCAGGGAAGGAAACATCGTCGATACTGGTTTCCTGCAGATGTTCAGCTTTCCGATGATAGCCGGCAATCCGGCCACAGCGCTGAATGACGTACACTCCGTGGTACTGACAGAAAATACAGCCAGGATCTTATTCGGCCATGAAGATCCACTTGGAAAAATCGTTAAAATAGAAAACGATGGCAGTTTTACGGTTACCGGCGTGGTGAAAGATCCACCGGGTAATACAAGGTTCAAATTCGATTATCTGTTACCCTGGTCTCATCTGAAACAAAAGGGCACCGACTTTGGCTGGAGCGACAATAGCACGCCTACTTACGTAATGCTAAAGCCCAATACCAGCATGGCCGTTGTAGCCGCTAAAGTAAAAAGCCTCAAGCAGCAGTACAGCGATGAAGCTAAAACCATGAAGTGGGAATTATTTATCTATCCTCTCAGCCGGTGGCGGCTGTATTCCAGCTTCACCAATGGCGTTGAAGACAACGGAGGCCGCATCACTTTCATAAAACTGTTTGGAATCATCGCCGGGTTCATCATACTGATTGCCTGCATCAATTTTATGAACCTTAGCACCGCCAGAAGCGAAAAGCGGGCTAAAGAAGTCGGGGTCCGGAAAGTAGTGGGTGCCCAGAAAGGTTCGCTGATCTGCCAGTTTATCGGAGAATCCATTTTCCTCGTTTTCCTGGCTGCAGTTGTAGCGATCATTATTGTTTATTTCTGTCTGCCTGCTTATAATCAACTTACCTACAAACAACTTTCAATCAATTTCGGTGACGGCTATACGTGGGCATCATTTGCCGCTTTTATCCTGTTCACTGGTTTATTGGCCGGTGGCTATCCGGCGTTTTTCCTATCTTCCTTCCGGCCTATTAAAGTATTGAAAGGAACCTATAAGAACGTCAATGCCTTGGTAACACCCAGGAAAATATTGGTAGTCTTACAATTCACGTTCGCCATTACACTGATCATCTGTACCATCGTCGTTAAACAACAAATAGACTACGGCCGCAACCGGGAAACCGGGTATAACAAAGACAACGTCATTTATCACTTCATGACGGGCGACTTGCCGAAAAATTACGAACTGCTCAAAAGGGATCTGCTGGCATCCGGCATTGCAAAATCCGTCACCAAAACAAACTCGCCACTCACCGAGCGGTGGAGCAATGGCTGGGGGCAAAACTGGGAGGGAAAAGCTCCTGACAACAAAACATCCTTCGACCGCTATCTGGCCGATGAGGGACTTGGCGCTACAGCGGGGTTACAATTTGTGCAAGGCCGGGACTTCGATCTGAAAAAATTCCCTACGGACTCAACAGGGCTGATCATTAATGAATCTGCGCTGAAAGTCATGCAGTTTAAAGATCCAATTGGTAAAACCGTAGGCGACCTGGGTATAAACTGGCATATTGTGGGAGTGATCAAAGACTTCATTCTGACCAGCCCTTATGAACCCACGCAGCCGCTGCTGATATGCGGTGCCAGGAGTAATTTTCTCCAGTTTAATGTGATACATGTCAAACTAAACGGGAGCAACAGCACCGCGGCAAATCTTAAAAAAATGGCCGCTATCTTCCAGCAATACAACCCTGATTATCCTTTCGATATCAAATTCGTAGATGCGGAATATGCCCGGAAGTTCGAAGACGAAACCCTTCAGGGCAAACTTGCCGGCCTGTTCGCGGGGCTTACTATATTTATTTCGTGCCTCGGCTTATTCGGGCTCGCTACTTATATGGCCGAGAACCGGATAAAAGAAATCGGACTGCGTAAAATATTAGGCGCCTCTGTGGCGAACATTACTACCTTACTCTCCGGGGATTTTGTGAAACTGGTAGGTATCTCTTTCCTTATAGCCGCGCCATTGGCCTGGTGGGGCATGTATAAATGGCTGCAGAATTATTCGTATAGAGTAGATATTGCCTGGTGGGTATTCGTTTTAGCAGGTGCATTGTCTGTGATGATTGCATTACTGACGGTCAGTTATCAGTCGATCAGGGCTGCAATGGCGAATCCGGTGAAGAGTTTGAAAGCGGAGTAG